From the Lolium rigidum isolate FL_2022 chromosome 2, APGP_CSIRO_Lrig_0.1, whole genome shotgun sequence genome, one window contains:
- the LOC124691393 gene encoding calcium-dependent protein kinase 4-like, whose amino-acid sequence MGACLSSPASSSPPAGAAQRRPRKRSPRGKPADKDGGAEARAAAVEFGYERDFDARYDVGRLLGHGQFGYTFAATERLSGDRVAVKRIDKAKMNRPVAVEDVKREVKILKALKGHENIVNFYNAFEDDSYVYIVMELCEGGELLDRILAKKNSRYSEKDAAVVVRQMLKVAAECHLRGLVHRDMKPENFLFKSTKEDSPLKATDFGLSDFIKPGKKFRDIVGSAYYVAPEVLKRRSGPESDVWSIGVITYILLCGRRPFWDKTEDGIFKEVLRNKPDFRKRPWPGISPSAKDFVKKLLVKNPRARLTAAQALSHPWVREGGDASEIPVDISVLYNMRQFVKYSRFKQFALRALASTVNEEELADLKDQFDAIDVDKSGSISIEEMRHALAKDLPWRLKGPRVLEIIQAIDSNTDGLVDFKEFVAATLHIHQMAELDSERWGLRCEAAFSKFDLDGDGYITPDELRMHTGLKGSIEPLLEEADIDKDGRISLSEFRKLLRTASMSNLPSPTGVPNPQAL is encoded by the exons ATGGGCGCCTGCCTCTCCTCCCCCGCGTCCTCCTCCCCGCCCGCGGGGGCCGCCCAGCGCCGCCCCAGGAAGCGCTCCCCACGGGGCAAGCCCGCCGACAaggacggcggcgcggaggcccgcgccgccgcggTGGAGTTCGGCTACGAGCGGGACTTCGACGCCAGGTACGACGTCGGCCGCCTCCTCGGCCACGGCCAGTTCGGATACACCTTCGCCGCCACCGAGCGCCTCTCCGGGGACCGCGTCGCCGTCAAGCGCATCGACAAGGCCAAG ATGAACCGACCTGTAGCTGTGGAAGATGTAAAGAGAGAAGTGAAGATTCTGAAAGCCCTTAAAGGCCACGAGAACATTGTTAATTTCTACAATGCATTTGAGGATGATTCATATGTGTATATTGTGATGGA ACTATGTGAGGGTGGTGAACTATTGGACCGGATTTTGGCAAA GAAAAACAGCCGCTATAGTGAGAAAGATGCTGCGGTGGTAGTGCGGCAGATGCTCAAAGTGGCTGCTGAGTGTCATCTGCGTGGGTTAGTCCACCGAGATATGAAGCCAGAG AACTTCCTTTTCAAGTCAACCAAGGAGGACTCGCCTCTGAAGGCAACAGATTTTGGTCTATCAGACTTCATAAAGCCGG GGAAGAAGTTCCGTGATATAGTTGGCAGTGCCTATTATGTTGCACCAGAAGTATTAAAACGGCGGTCGGGGCCTGAGTCGGATGTTTGGAGCATAGGAGTTATAACTTACATTTTGCTCTGTGGGAGGCGCCCTTTTTGGGATAAAACAGAGGATGGTATATTCAAGGAA GTTCTAAGAAACAAGCCTGATTTTCGTAAGAGGCCTTGGCCAGGCATCAGTCCAAGTGCTAAAGATTTTGTGAAAAAGTTGCTAGTGAAGAACCCAAGAGCGAGATTGACAGCAGCTCAAGCTCTCT CACATCCATGGGTGAGAGAAGGAGGAGATGCATCCGAGATCCCTGTTGATATATCTGTATTGTATAACATGCGCCAGTTCGTCAAGTACAGCCGCTTTAAGCAATTTGCGCTGAGG GCTTTAGCAAGCACAGTCAATGAGGAAGAGCTAGCGGATCTTAAGGACCAATTTGATGCAATTGATGTTGATAAAAGTGGATCAATTAGTATCGAAGAAATGCGGCAT GCCCTTGCTAAGGATCTTCCTTGGAGATTGAAGGGCCCCCGTGTACTCGAGATTATTCAGGCA ATCGACAGCAACACAGATGGTCTTGTCGACTTCAAAGAGTTCGTTGCAGCAACTCTGCATATACATCAGATGGCTGAGCTGGACTCTGAACGATGGGGCCTACGTTGCGAAGCTGCTTTCAGCAAATTTGATCTGGATGGTGATGGATACATCACCCCCGATGAACTTAGAATG CACACCGGCTTAAAGGGATCCATCGAGCCATTACTGGAGGAGGCCGACATCGACAAAGATGGGCGGATAAGCCTGTCCGAATTCCGCAAGCTTCTGCGGACCGCGAGCATGAGTAACCTCCCGAGCCCGACAGGAGTTCCAAATCCACAGGCTTTGTGA